A stretch of DNA from Tsuneonella amylolytica:
TTGAGGTAGTCCTGCAGCACGTTGTCGCCGCCGAAGAAGAACGCCGACCCGTTGCCGACCGGCACCGGCGCGTTGCCGCGCTGGAAGTCATCGCCGAAGGGCGAGCGCAGGCTGGCCGAATTCGGGAAGTCCTGCACGTAGGCACCGCCGCAGCCGAAGGCCTGGAAGTCGCCGCAGTTCCAGTTGCCGCCGCGCCCCGTCCACGGCGCGCCGAGGTTGCCCCAGTTGGAGAAGTTGGAGTTGCGGGTCACCCGCTGGCGGTCGCTCCACCGCGCACCGAACCGCACGCCGCGCAGGAAGCCTTCGTCCGACACGTCGTATTCGAAGTCCGCGCGGGTCGAATAGAGCGAGCCTTCGTTCTGCGACTGGTTGTCGATGAGGAACCAGTAGAGCGACTTCGTCGGATCCTCGAAATAGCCGGGGGTCGAGCTCGACTGGCCCGGGGTGAGGAACTGGACGGCCGGCGTCGTGCCCGAGTTGTCGATCGACAGGTCCGAATAGGTCTGCATCGCCGAGATGAACCCGTCGAGCGAACGGTTCGAGCGGATGTATTGCCCTTCCAGGTTGAACCGGAAGCGGTCGGTCACCTCGCCCTGGGCCGACAGCGAGAAATCCTCGGTCTTCGCGTCGTCCTGTTGCTGGAAGCGCAGGAGCTCGGTCGGCAGGCCGTTGATGCCGCCGTTGGGGTTCGCCTGGGTCAGGATGCCGCTGACGAAGCGGTTGCCGTCGAACACCGGGGTGGTGCCGGGGCGGAAACCGGGGAACAGAAGGTCGTCGTTGACGAGGGCGAGGATCGAGTACTCGTTGAGCGTGCCTTCGGTCTTCGCACGCAGGTATTCGGCGGTGAAGACGAAGCGTTCGTCGGCGCTCTCGAACTGGCCGACGACCGAGATCGCGTTGCGATCGCGGGTAAGATCGGTCGTGCGCACGCCCGCGCCCTTGGGAATGATGACCGTGCCTGCGGGCGGGAAGTTCGACGCGTCGAACGCCGGCGCGCCCGTGAAACCGCCCGAACCCACCGGCTGCACGCGGATGCAGCCGCCCGAGAAGTCGGAAACGCGGTAACACGGGTCGGTGATCTGCGAGGCGTCGGTGCGTGTCACCAGCTCCTGCTGGGCGTAGCCGACCTGCAGGCCGAAGGTGCCCGCCCCGGTCTCGAAGGTGTTGGAGGCCAGCACCGAGAAGCCCGGCGACCATTCGCGGGCGAGGTCGCCGTAGTTGACCTCGGCGGTGCCGGCGACATGGAAGCCGCGCTTGTCGAGCGGCTTGCGGGTGACGAGGTTGACCGTCCCCGAAATGCCGCCTTCGATCATGTCGGCGGTGACGTTCTTGAACACTTCGACCCGGCCGAGCAACTCGGGCGAGACGTCGTTGAACGACAGTTCGCGCCCGCCGTTGGCGGAGAAAATGTCGCGGCCGTTCAATTCCGACCGCACGAAGGGCAGGCCGCGGATGATGACGCCCGAACCCTCGACCGAGAAGCGATCGGGATCGTCGCGCTGGACGAAGCGGCTGATGTTGACCCCCGGGACGCGCTGCAGCGCTTCGGCCACGGATCGATCGGGAAGCGCGCCGATATCCTCGGCGGTGATCACGTCGACGACGGTGTCGGCGTTTTCCTTGATGTTCTGCGCACTTTC
This window harbors:
- a CDS encoding TonB-dependent receptor, with the protein product MAFKRTLSHECSWRALALGTMSAVAAIGMPTAAWAQSSSAGTADCDPATETCPVGTAPAEEGIVVSGYRASLESAQNIKENADTVVDVITAEDIGALPDRSVAEALQRVPGVNISRFVQRDDPDRFSVEGSGVIIRGLPFVRSELNGRDIFSANGGRELSFNDVSPELLGRVEVFKNVTADMIEGGISGTVNLVTRKPLDKRGFHVAGTAEVNYGDLAREWSPGFSVLASNTFETGAGTFGLQVGYAQQELVTRTDASQITDPCYRVSDFSGGCIRVQPVGSGGFTGAPAFDASNFPPAGTVIIPKGAGVRTTDLTRDRNAISVVGQFESADERFVFTAEYLRAKTEGTLNEYSILALVNDDLLFPGFRPGTTPVFDGNRFVSGILTQANPNGGINGLPTELLRFQQQDDAKTEDFSLSAQGEVTDRFRFNLEGQYIRSNRSLDGFISAMQTYSDLSIDNSGTTPAVQFLTPGQSSSTPGYFEDPTKSLYWFLIDNQSQNEGSLYSTRADFEYDVSDEGFLRGVRFGARWSDRQRVTRNSNFSNWGNLGAPWTGRGGNWNCGDFQAFGCGGAYVQDFPNSASLRSPFGDDFQRGNAPVPVGNGSAFFFGGDNVLQDYLNGSVQQQAAAITAFTLTPNAWIPIYARANVVPGTPFTPGEISNVGETSAAAYVRADFRRDFASGANLSGNIGIRYVNTITDVAGQIGFPTAEAVGLPAGTVVTGPALRARCAAAQPGTPALEYCALSDARLAEFASIFTGETIDDSADIQYDYWLPSLNVKFDTGSGWVFRGAMSKGIFRPDLAAFQTGGTIGNNTGALQNSGTLTTGPLFAIQTGNRFLRPTTAWSYDLSAEWYFNRVGSLTAAFFLKDIKNVVSNGAEIRTYTAPSGVTATVQYGGPFNLQGGTLKGVEVAYQQTYDFLPGPLSGLGAQATYTYVDAGDFSNTFLAGASPIAPTLPLAGVSKHTVNAVLFYEKYGLSARAAYNWRSDFLQTPRDVIFPYSPIFGESTGQLDASIFYDVTENIKVGVQGVNLLDEVTRTSQVIDFDGTRETRSAFRNDRRYTFLVRINY